A window of the Butyricimonas virosa genome harbors these coding sequences:
- a CDS encoding FimB/Mfa2 family fimbrial subunit: MQSRKRNIVSRIIGAALCVASMSFAFSSCENIYEDLDPCAHGVSLRFIYDYNMEFANAFPKKVDCLTLYIYDEEGNYVDTRVVTGPELRDESYRMTLDLAPGKYRFVAYGGMACEKSSFSMVRAPAAGSKYDDAQARMDEDCLTNPDRKKLHDMYWGQLTLTTADLYQEGVVEMMKNTNNIRIMLQQMNGDPVDDKDFDFEITDDNTLFACDNDLVSNGEIVYTPWARGQVSAGLMGNNKEVIMAYAEFSTSRLMLKNSPKLVIRRKADGGEVVNIPLNNYLLAFRSEFHRDMDKQEFLDRESEWSMLFFLDADHVWLKTEIKINDWVVRVNEIQE, encoded by the coding sequence ATGCAAAGTAGAAAACGAAATATAGTTTCAAGAATCATCGGTGCGGCACTTTGTGTTGCATCGATGAGCTTTGCTTTCTCTTCGTGCGAAAATATATATGAAGATCTTGACCCATGCGCACACGGAGTATCGCTTCGTTTTATCTACGACTACAACATGGAGTTTGCCAATGCTTTCCCCAAAAAGGTGGATTGCTTGACACTTTATATATACGATGAGGAAGGAAATTACGTGGATACTCGTGTGGTGACGGGACCTGAATTACGGGATGAAAGTTATCGGATGACGTTGGATTTGGCACCGGGAAAGTATCGCTTCGTGGCTTACGGGGGAATGGCTTGTGAGAAAAGTTCTTTTTCTATGGTGCGGGCACCGGCAGCGGGAAGCAAGTATGACGATGCACAGGCAAGGATGGACGAGGATTGTTTGACGAATCCCGACCGGAAGAAATTGCACGATATGTATTGGGGACAGCTTACGCTCACCACGGCAGACTTGTATCAAGAGGGCGTGGTGGAGATGATGAAAAATACGAATAATATCCGGATCATGTTGCAACAGATGAACGGCGATCCGGTGGATGATAAGGATTTTGATTTCGAGATCACGGACGACAACACTTTATTTGCTTGTGATAATGATTTGGTGTCCAATGGGGAGATCGTGTACACGCCTTGGGCGAGAGGACAAGTCTCGGCGGGATTGATGGGGAATAACAAGGAGGTTATCATGGCATATGCGGAGTTCTCGACTTCACGGCTGATGCTCAAGAATAGTCCGAAACTCGTGATTCGCCGGAAAGCGGATGGCGGGGAGGTAGTGAACATCCCATTGAACAATTATTTGTTGGCGTTCAGGAGTGAGTTTCATAGAGATATGGACAAACAGGAATTCTTGGACCGGGAGAGCGAATGGTCGATGTTATTTTTTCTTGATGCTGACCACGTGTGGCTGAAAACGGAGATAAAGATTAATGATTGGGTAGTTAGAGTCAATGAGATTCAAGAATGA